A window of Rhabdothermincola salaria contains these coding sequences:
- the queG gene encoding tRNA epoxyqueuosine(34) reductase QueG — MSVPTLQALRDVGVANGLVAVGVTDAGPLVEARAAIEERRRVGLHGGMQFTYRNPARSTEPARILDGARSLVVGAHPYAGGPVDHGGTDGPRLRGRVARYATDDHYGALRAALSEMAGVLERAGWRARVVADDNALVDRAAAQRAGVGWFGRNANILVPGHGSWVVLGAVVTDAELGTSEAVPDGCGSCRRCLDGCPTGAIVAPGVVDARRCLAWLVQADGPFPEEHRVALGDRIYGCDDCQEVCPPSRRSPEGRAEVASSGAWVDLLEMLESSDEHLLDTHGRWYIPRRDPRYLRRNALVALGNVAEPGHAEVAAVLERYAAGDDELLAEHARWARGRVQERASA, encoded by the coding sequence ATGTCGGTCCCGACCCTCCAAGCGCTGCGTGACGTCGGCGTGGCCAACGGCCTGGTCGCAGTGGGCGTCACCGACGCGGGGCCGTTGGTCGAGGCCCGCGCAGCTATCGAGGAGCGCCGCCGCGTCGGTCTGCACGGCGGGATGCAGTTCACCTATCGGAACCCGGCGAGGTCCACCGAGCCTGCCCGGATCCTCGATGGGGCCCGCTCGCTGGTGGTGGGAGCCCACCCCTACGCCGGGGGGCCCGTCGACCACGGCGGGACGGATGGCCCGCGGTTGCGGGGTCGCGTCGCCCGCTACGCCACCGACGACCACTACGGCGCGCTGCGAGCGGCGCTGTCGGAGATGGCCGGCGTGCTCGAGCGGGCGGGCTGGCGGGCCCGGGTGGTCGCCGACGACAACGCCCTGGTGGACCGAGCGGCGGCCCAACGGGCCGGGGTGGGGTGGTTCGGGCGCAACGCCAACATCCTCGTGCCGGGGCACGGCAGCTGGGTGGTGCTCGGAGCGGTCGTCACCGACGCCGAGCTGGGCACCAGCGAGGCGGTCCCGGACGGGTGCGGCTCGTGCCGGCGGTGCCTCGACGGTTGCCCCACCGGAGCCATCGTCGCCCCGGGCGTGGTCGATGCCCGACGTTGCCTGGCCTGGCTCGTGCAGGCCGATGGTCCGTTCCCGGAGGAGCACCGCGTCGCCCTGGGCGACCGCATCTACGGCTGCGACGACTGCCAGGAGGTCTGCCCGCCGAGCCGGCGCAGCCCTGAGGGACGGGCCGAGGTGGCCTCGTCGGGGGCCTGGGTCGACCTGCTGGAGATGCTGGAGAGCTCCGACGAGCACCTGCTGGACACCCACGGTCGCTGGTACATCCCTCGGCGCGACCCGAGGTATCTGCGGCGCAACGCCCTGGTCGCCCTCGGCAACGTGGCCGAGCCCGGGCACGCGGAGGTGGCCGCGGTCCTCGAGCGCTACGCGGCCGGCGACGACGAGCTGCTCGCGGAGCACGCTCGTTGGGCCCGAGGACGGGTGCAGGAGAGGGCCTCGGCATGA
- a CDS encoding glycosyltransferase family 4 protein: protein MRHLLVTNDFPPKVGGIQSYLWELWRRLPPDETTVLTTPHRGAARFDAEQPIRVERDRARVLLPTRALVRRIDRLAAEVEADLVLLDPAVPLGLVGPRLERPYGVVLHGAEVTVPGRIPGPRSALRRVLRGAELVVAAGGYPADEAVRAAGVELPTVVVPPGVDVERFSVLSPDQRRQARVRLGLDPDALVVVGVSRLVPRKGFDVLVEAGAVLADRYPDLQVVVAGTGRDRRRLDRVAATHHSPTVMLGRVDDAELPALYGCADVFAMLCRNRWRGLEQEGFGIVFLEAAATGVASVAGRSGGSAEAVRDGVTGLVVDRPRDVAGVALALDRLLGDPARRAAMGREARARAEGEFTYDLLAERLRAAIEATVRSRPPRPTDEVPRLADDEDDV from the coding sequence ATGAGGCACCTGCTCGTCACCAACGACTTCCCACCGAAGGTGGGGGGCATCCAGTCCTATCTGTGGGAGCTGTGGCGGCGGCTGCCCCCGGACGAGACCACGGTGCTCACGACCCCGCACCGCGGCGCCGCCCGCTTCGACGCCGAGCAGCCCATCCGGGTCGAGCGTGATCGCGCCCGGGTCCTGCTCCCCACACGCGCCCTGGTGCGCCGCATCGACCGGTTGGCCGCCGAGGTCGAGGCCGACCTGGTCCTGCTCGACCCTGCGGTTCCGCTCGGCCTCGTGGGCCCTCGCCTCGAACGGCCCTACGGGGTGGTGCTCCATGGCGCCGAGGTCACGGTGCCGGGCCGGATCCCGGGTCCGCGCTCGGCGCTGCGGCGCGTGTTGCGGGGCGCCGAGCTGGTCGTCGCCGCCGGGGGATATCCCGCCGACGAAGCGGTGCGGGCGGCCGGCGTCGAGCTCCCGACGGTCGTGGTCCCGCCGGGGGTCGACGTCGAACGGTTCTCCGTGCTCTCCCCGGACCAGCGGCGCCAGGCCCGCGTTCGTCTGGGTCTCGATCCCGATGCACTCGTGGTCGTGGGCGTCAGCCGCTTGGTCCCGCGCAAGGGCTTCGACGTCCTCGTCGAGGCCGGTGCTGTGCTCGCCGATCGCTACCCCGACCTGCAGGTGGTCGTCGCCGGTACCGGCCGCGACCGCCGTCGTCTCGATCGGGTCGCCGCCACCCACCACAGCCCCACCGTCATGCTGGGGCGGGTCGACGATGCCGAGCTCCCCGCCCTGTACGGCTGCGCCGATGTGTTCGCCATGCTGTGCCGCAACCGCTGGCGAGGGCTCGAGCAGGAAGGGTTCGGGATCGTCTTCCTCGAAGCGGCGGCCACGGGCGTGGCGTCGGTGGCCGGGCGCAGCGGGGGATCGGCCGAGGCCGTCCGCGACGGCGTCACGGGTCTCGTCGTCGATCGCCCGCGCGACGTCGCCGGTGTGGCGCTCGCGCTCGATCGGCTGTTGGGCGACCCGGCCCGACGGGCGGCCATGGGCCGCGAGGCTCGGGCCCGGGCGGAAGGGGAGTTCACCTACGACCTGTTGGCCGAACGGTTGCGCGCCGCCATCGAGGCCACGGTGCGATCCAGGCCCCCACGGCCCACCGACGAGGTTCCACGCCTGGCCGACGACGAGGACGACGTATGA
- a CDS encoding SRPBCC family protein: MVEQAKEQIRIEAPVARCFEVLTDFAAYPEWAGDLKEVEVVERDDDGRAVVVEFRAAAMGRSTTYQLSYDYAGAPGRLAWGLVTGDLPRELDGAYLLTPASDDPEATDVAYELAVDLVYPIPGFVKRRAEAKIIKTALIELKARVEGAPRPDLDDD, from the coding sequence ATGGTCGAACAGGCGAAAGAGCAGATCCGCATCGAGGCGCCGGTTGCGCGCTGCTTCGAGGTGCTCACCGACTTCGCGGCGTACCCGGAGTGGGCGGGCGACCTCAAAGAGGTCGAGGTCGTCGAGCGCGATGACGACGGGCGCGCCGTCGTGGTCGAGTTCCGAGCGGCCGCCATGGGGCGCAGCACCACCTACCAGCTGAGCTACGACTACGCCGGGGCACCCGGGCGCCTGGCCTGGGGGCTCGTCACCGGCGATCTGCCCCGCGAGCTCGACGGCGCCTACCTGCTCACCCCGGCCTCCGACGACCCGGAGGCCACCGACGTCGCCTACGAGCTGGCCGTCGACCTCGTCTATCCGATCCCCGGCTTCGTCAAGCGGCGGGCCGAGGCCAAGATCATCAAGACCGCCCTGATCGAGCTGAAGGCTCGTGTCGAGGGCGCCCCGCGGCCCGACCTCGACGACGACTGA